The sequence GCATGCTCGCGATCGGCGGCATGACGGCGCTGTACCCCAGCCGGGCCGACGCGGAGCTAAACGACCGGGCGCTCAAGGTGCTGGCGCAGGATAAGAAAAACGAAGCCGATTGCGGCATGGACGGCGCCTGGACCGGTCACCCGGATCAAAACGAAATCGCCCTCGCGCAGTTCCCGAATCCGAATCAATTGAACGCCTTCGATCCGAACTACGACAAGTACCCGGCGTTGGATAAAGCCCCGCTGGGCGTGGGCCGGATGACCTTGGCCGGGACTCGGGCGGCGGTGCGCACGACGATCCTTTACCGCCATGGCTTCATCACCGGCCGGGGTGCGAGCCTGATCAACGGCTACATGGAAGACCTGGCGACGGACCGCATTTACCGGTTGATGATCGCCCAGCGCGTCATGCACAACGCTCACGTCACGATTGTTGACGACGACGGCGCGCGCGTGGAACACACAGCGGAATTGATCAGCCGTCTTTACGACGAGGAATTGGCGGGCATTTTGGCGGGCTTGCCCGGCGACACGCCTGAGGAAGCGAAAGCGAAGTACGGCGAGGCGCGCCGTCTCAGTGAAGAGATGATCACCAAGGGTTGGTTTGATCCCGTTTGATCGATCCCGAATCCTGGTTTGATTCCGTTCATGAGTGAACAAAAGAAGGAGTTTGAAAATGAGCAAGGAGATGAAACTGGTCGAAACTCCGTTGCTGCCCAAGGGGTTGAAGATTCCCGCGTCGCGGTTAGAAAATTCGAGTACGCGGTTACGGAGAATGCTGGAGACCGAGCCCTATGTTTTCGGTCCCGGCGTGTACGATCCCATGACGGCGCAACTGGTCATGTATTACGGCTTCAACGCGGTGTACTTCAGCGGCTACAGCTTCGCCATCGGTCACGTGGGCAGCACCGATATGGACCTCTACACCGGCACCGAAATCGCCGACGTAGCGCGTCGCACAATCAGCGGTCTGCGCAAGTTCCAGTTGGCGATGGCGGTGGGCGATCCTGAAAAAGGCATCCCGCCCAAGCACCTGCACATTCCGCCGATGATCATCGACATGGACGGCGGCTACGGCAACGTGTTCAACGTGGCCCGCACTACCGAGAACTACGTTAACGCCGGGGTTGCCGCGGCGCATATCGAAGACCAGGTGCTGCCCAAGCGCTGCGGGCATATCGGCGGCAAGGCGCTGATTCCCGAAGGTGAGATGGTCGGCAAGCTGAAGATGATGCGCGCCGTGGCCGACGACCTGGGCAACCGGGACTTCGTGATTATCGCCCGCACCGACGGCCTCTCGGCGGTGGACGCGCCGGAAAGCGCCCGCGGCATGGAACTGGCGATCAAGCGCGCGCTGGCGTATCTCGACACGGGCGTGCCCGACTTGGTCTGGTGCGAATTTCCGACCTCCGACCGCGGCCCGCTGGAAGAGTTTACCGGGCGCGTGCACGAAGTATTTCCGGACGCCAAGTTCGCGTTCAACTACAGTTCTTCCTTCAAGTGGTTCAACGATGAGAACCCGATGACCTTCGACGCGCTGGGCGAGTTGGGCGTCAAGTTCCTGTTCATCACCCTGGGGGCGCAGCACGCCACGGCCCACGGCCTGAGCGTCTTGCTCCAGGAGATGAAGGAAGGCAAGCAGCAGGGCTACATCAACCTGCAGAAGAAGGAATTCGTGGAAGGCGGCGACTTCCCCAGCAAGAGCCACCACTTCTTCTCGGGCGTGCCGATGCACCACGTCGTCGGCGACATGTTCGAAAGCGCTCGTTTGGGCACGCAGTTCGTGGAAGAATTGCCCGACGATAAGGTTGTCTAGGTAGGTTTCATCAACGGGGGGCGGCCGCGGCGCCGTCCCGCTTCTTCTTCGATGACGGGTAAGAACATGAAGAAACGCAGACTAGGACACAGCGACCTGTACGTGACTGAAATCGGCCTGGGCACCAACGCGGTGGGCGGCCACAACCTCTATGAGAATCTCTCGGAAGAAGTGGGCATGGCCCTGGTGCGCCGCGCGGTGGAGGTGGGTATCAGTTTCATCGACACGGCCGACATCTACGGTCATGGTCGCTCCGAGGAACTAGTCGGCCAAGCGCTGGGCGCGGGGATCAACGACGTGATCATCGCCACGAAGGGCGGCCACGAGTGGGACCCGGCCGACCCGTCGAAGGTGCGTATCAACAACCATCCGGAGTTTTTGCGCGCGGCGCTCGAGGCGAGCCTGCGGCGGTTGGGGCGCGAGTACGTCGACCTCTACTACATCCACAAAATCGACGACGACGTGCCGGTCTGCGACAGCTACGGCGAACTGATGAAACTGCGGGAAGAGGGCAAGATACGCGCGGCGGGCCTATCGAACGTGCTCGTGCCGCACATTCAAGCCGCCATGTGCGCCGGGCCGGTCGACGCGGTGCAGAATCAATACAACCTGCTGATGCGCGAGCCGGAGGACGAGGTCACGCCCTTCTGCGAGGATAACGACATCGCCTTCATTCCTTACGGGCCGATCGCCTACGGCATTCTGGGCGGAACGTACGGGCCGGACCTGCAACTCGCACCGGGTGACTGGCGCAACGGCGTGCCGCTCTTCTCGGAAAAGAATTACGGGTCCGTGCTGAGCATTGTCGAAGGGCTCAAGAAAATCGCGGCCGAACTCAACGTGCCGCTGCCGCACCTGGCGATGCGCTGGGTGCTGCGCCGTTCGTTCGTGGCCTCGACGATCACCGGCGCCAAGCGCCCCGAGCAGGTCGAGGCGAACGCCCGCGCCGTGGGCTGGGACCTGGACCGCGACACGCTGGACCGTATCAACGAACTAACCGCTCGCGTGCGGTTTCATTAATTCTCGCCTGCGAAACCGCCTTAGTGAAATGGCTGCGATCAAATAAGGCAAATCGAAGACGAGGACTGCGAGAATCACCGGCCAACGATCGGACGCGCCATTGAAGAACCAAGGGAAGGCGAGTTTGAAACAAAACGCCGCGAAGAAGTAAACCTCCAGGTATCTGTAGGTCGACTCACGCCGTCGCCACAACAGAGAAAGCGCCACGGCGTTTGCCAGAAAGAAAAACGAGAAATTTGCCCAGCCAAGAAGCCAACCGAGGGGTTCGACTTTTTCTCCGTAAGCCGTCACGAACAGGGCTACGATAATCAGTGCCATCCATGCCAAAAGAAAAGAAGCACAGACGATGGCGACTATGGGCCTCTGATTCTTATTCATTTTAGCTTTCTCCCCAGAGTATTCCTTCTGCCTATGCGATATTAGCAAGCGACCTCAAGAAAGGCCGTTCGTCGCTTCCGGCACGCGCGATCAATTCCTTGCATTGTTCCTTGAACTGGGTTTGTTTCGGGAACGGGAAGACCCAAGACATCCGTTTTTGCCCCGCCTTTTTCGGTGCCGAGACAATTGTGAGCCACATGAAGCGCCGGACACGCGGCTCCCTCGAATCATCCCAAGCGATAAATTGGCGGCCGCCGAACGGAATATGTCTCGCAATACCCTCCTCGTTTACGTCGAAATACCCAAAACGATGACCGATAAATGTAGAAATTATGATGACGATGACGATCCCTATAAGAAAACGAAGGGTAAAAAGGGCCAGCAAAAACAATTCATCGAAAGAAGCTTCTCCCCATCCCCTAGTCGCGAGAATCGCGAGACCGGTCGCGAAATACGCGAGAATACTCACGATCACCACGATCATGGAATTCGGCCGATAGTATTTTGTCCCGTGCATACTTCTTTAGTTTCTCCGAAGAATAATGTGGGGGACACTAACCCGAATTATTGAGCGCATCGGTCACTCCGTCGAAGGGCCCGTTCCCGGGCGAATGACATCGATGGTGGAAAATCTACGTTGTGGCGGGCCGACCATGCGAATTTTGCACGTCTGGTCGTGTGAACACAAGGCTGAGCCGCACAGCCTCCTCGCCGATTCGTAAAAAACGGCGACATGTACTTGTTATGTGTCTCGATTATTCACTGAAAGCCGAAATAATTAAGGATGGTGTCCCTTAAAATCCGTGCTGCTTCAACGGTTCCTGAAGGCGGGATTAGTTCGGTTTGTTGCACATTTTAGCAATGCATTCGTCAACGGTTATACCGCGCCGCAGATCGCCGCGTAAAAACATCAATCGACATTCCAGTTCGCACGATATTTCTTCAGGTTGGGTTTTCGGGCAATAACCCTGGCCGGTGCACACAGCGATTTGAAGGATCCGACCGACGTAGACGGTTTCCGCGGATATCCGAAAATCCGCCAGCATGAGAAAGGTGTTATCGCGATAGGGGAAGCAAGGTTTCGTGCCAAAACCGGGGACGTCGAGTTGAAGTACCCTAGAGGATGAAAAATGAAGATTTTCGATGCGGCCATCGGACTGTCGCCATTGAAGGGTGCCGGTACCGGTTGCCCAAATACCCAACGTCGGTGTAGGCATTAATTTAGCGCAGCCATCTGGAGATTTCAGGAACGTCAGGTTCAACGTTCCATCAAAAAACCCGTAGCCTGCCGGCAGTTCCTCGATCGTGGGGATGGAGACACGGTTCGCGACGCTGGCGCAACTGATAATGACTATCGCGATGAATGGGAACGCTCCTAAAAGCAGCCGTGTTTTGTTCAACATGCAAATTCTGGGGACACCGAACTCAATTATCGAACGCATTGTTCACTCCGGCGAAGGGCCCGTTCCCGGGCGAATGACATCGATGAAGAAAATCTACGTTGTGGCGGGCCGACCATGCGAATTTTGCGCCTCTGGTCGTTTGAACACAAGGCTGGGCCGCACAGCCTCCCCGCCGATGGCGGTGAAACTATGGCACCCCGGGCGATTTCAGCGCCGGACCTTGCCCGGCCCTCACCCTGGCCTACGGCCGTCCCTCTCCCACAAGGAGAGGGCAGCGAAAATGTTGGCGCCCTGCCTCCCCTCTCCTTGTGGGAGAGGGGCCAGGGGTGAGGGCAAAAAAGCCCCGTAGAGGCGTGATCAGATAGCCCAGGGCATGAGCCCTGGGTGTGCTCCTATCGGCGTGCGGATTAGAGGTCGGGCATCGGGACCTTTGTAATGAGCGCGGAGATATCCTCGTCGGTGAAGTGGATGCCGCCGCCGGCGAAGTAGCGCGGGTCGGCGTATCCGTCCAGGACGTCTTTGTGGATCAGGTCGTCGGCGCCGGCGGTGATGAAGAAGTGGTCGAGGAAGAGGAAATCCATATTCGCCTTCAGGCGTGGATTGCGATCGTCGGCGAAGTCGCTGGCTTCGAGGGCGAGAATCAGGTGGTCGTCGAAAAGCATCAGTTCGGTGCCGACACCGGCCTCGGTTTCGATCAGGCCGCCGCGCACGACGATGTCGCGCCAGCGCTTGGCGATTTGGGCGCTAATTTTCAAATTGTCGGCGGTGATCTGTTTGTTGATGATTTTCTTTTCCTTACGCTCGGCCGGCCCCCCCGCGTCGTAGGTGGTGCTGATCACCTCGCGGGTTTCCACGGTGCGGCCGAAGGGGTCGTCGACCAGCCCGATTTCGTACCATTTGTCGGGGCGCGGTTGCAGGCGCACGGTGATGTAGGATTTCAGGTCGTTGTCTTCGGGGAAGTACTCGCCGCGGTAGCCCACGTGGGTTTGGATGCGGCGGATGCGGCCGACGAACTCATTGATCGTATCCAGGGTGTCGGAGAGTTCGTCGATGGTTTCGGTGTCGTTGATAAGCTGCCCGACGGTGCCTTCGCCTTCGTCGATTTTGCGGGTGATCGACGCGATATGTTCCATGGCGGCGCGCATTTGTTCGGAGGTGGCGGCCAATTCCCGCACGGCCTGGTTGATCTCTTCGTTGTTGGAGTCGGTGACTTGCGCCAGGTTGCGGCTAATGATCTCGATGTTGCCCGCAATCGCGGGGAACGCGCCGAGGGCTTCGCGGATGGCGGTGCGGTTTTCGACGGTCATCGCGGCCATTTGGCCGGTCATGGTTTCGATATTCTGGGCGATCTGGTTCATGCGTTGCTGGTTGTCTTCCAGCGCACCGGCGATGCGGTGGGTGATTTCCTGCAGGTTCATGAAGATATCGCGGATACCTTCTTCACCTTCCTCGCCGGCGAAGACTTTGCGCAAGTTGGCGGTGATGGCTTGCACGTCATCGGCGACCGCGGAGGCCTTGCCGGAGAGGGCGCTGAGTTCGCCGGTTGTGGACACGTTGGTGATTTCTTCGGCGTCTTCGTAGAATTTCGTATCCTTACCGGGCATGATTTCCAGGTATTTCGCGCCGAGAAAGCCGCGGGATTGTATGGAAATATCGCTGTCGATAGGGATTTCCGTACCTGGGGCGACGCGGAAAAAGATGCGTACGCGGCCCTTTTCGAGTTCCAGGTCGGTGACCATGCCGATGCGCAACCCGGCGAAAGAAACGGCGGTTTCGTCGTTGATGCCCGCAGCGGTATCAAAGACCGCCGAGAGGGTATAGCCGCCGGCTTCGCCGATTTTGTAGTTACCAAGCTTCAGGCTGATAAAAGCGATCAGCACAAAACAGGCGACAAAAAACACCCCGACCTTGGTTTCTAAATTCAGTTTTTTCACACGCTTCCCCAGCTCGAAACGTACAAAGGTCCTCAACTTGAACAGTCGGACATACTTACCGTGTCGTCATGCCGTTTGCAAGCGATGCGCTTTTTTCTTGACAGTTGGCACCTCACCCCGATAACTTAAAGCAACACATTCGCATCGGCGAGGTATCCATCGAAAGAAAAAGGATTTTTGGGCTCAATGAAAACGGGCCTTTTGATGTTGCAAAGGAGAAATAGATGAAGTCTCCGCATGAAATCCGGCGGCTGTTGTGGTTGATTTTGATCGTAGTGAGTCTTTCGCTCTTGGTGGCGGCGTGCGCCGACAGCGACGACGACGATGACGACGACGGCGGCGGCGGGTACGGCCAGGATATCAAAGGCCTCTACCGGGGCGTCATCCGTACCACGTTTAATAGTTGCCCGGGCGAACCGATTCCGGATGAGGAATGGTTCATTCAGATCGAGCAGTCCGAAGACCTCTCCAAGGCCGAAGTGTATTGGCAGGAAGAGGGCGCCGGGTCCGAGCAAGCGCTGTTGTTTGAAGGCGATGTGTACGGCTCGGCGATCGTGCTGGTGACCGTGCAGAAAACGAATATCGGGGACGCCGACTGCCTGCAGGTCACGTTGATCGACTACCGCCTGAACATCGATCCGGAAACCAACGATGTGTTCGGGTTCCTCAATGACGATACTTTTTACCTCGGTGCCGCCTGCTCCGCTTCGGTCGTAGACTGCCGCACCGAGCGCGTAATCGAACCCGATGACGCACTGGGCGACGACGATACCGCCGGCACCGACGACGACACGGCCGTCTGAAAAACCGGCCCCTTTGTGGTAGAACGCACGGAATCACTCCGCTAGGGGTGGTTCCGTTTTTTGTGGACGCAACGTAGGGAGCGCGTGAATGAATTTAGCGGGCGAATACCAGGGCGTGTTGTTCGATATGGACGGCGTGTTGCTGGACACCATGGGCGCGCACGTCGAAGCCTGGGTCGCCGCCGGGGTCGAACTGGGCTTGGAGATCGACGAGCACGAAGTGTACTTGCGCGAAGGGGAAAAAGGCGAAGTGTCGGCGCGTGATTTCATCAAGGCGGCCGGGCTGATGGGCACCAAAGCCAGGATGCGCGCGCTGCTGGAAGCTAAAGAGCGACGTTTTGCCGAACTGGCGCGAGCGCCCAAACTCTTCCCGGGGGCTATCGAAGCGCTCAGCGTCTGCCGCGAGCGGGGCCTGAAAATCGGCTTGGTGACCGGCACCAGCCGCGCCGAATGGCAGGATATCTTCCCGATCGAGTTACGCGAGTATCTGGACGCTTCGGTGACCGGCGACGAAGTGCTGCGCGGCAAGCCCAATCCCGAGCCGTTCCTGACCAGCGCCATGCAGCTAGGCTTACCGCCGCGGCGTTGCGTGGCCGTCGAAAACGCGCCATTCGGCATCCGGAGCGCGAACGCGGCGGGTTGTTTCGTCGTGGCGGTGCGCAGCTATTTGGCGGATGAAGATCTCGGCCAGGCCGCCGTGCTCGTGGACGACCTGGCCGCGTTTGTAACGTTGCTGTAGCGCTAGTCCACCGGGAGCGTGCCCGTCAGCCTCGCATAACGGAGTTCGCCGTTGACGAAATCCGGCTCGTAGGTGAAGGTCACACCCGGCAAACCGTTCGGCGCCACCGCCAAGCTGGCGGATTTGCCGTATTCGCCGGCTCCATTATCCAACATTTCGTAGAAGGTCCAGTCTTCACCCTGAAGGTGGCCGATGATCGGCGTAAGCGGGAAATCGCTGCCGTAGGATACCCACACCGTGCCGTCGGGCGACCGGTCGGCGCACAGCGGTCCGGTCAATTGTGCATGGTCATCATCAGGCAGGCTGGACTTCTGCCACGTGCCCTCGATCTTCTGGGCCAAGATGATCGTCATGGGCATGCCGCGCTGGAAGAAGACGTGAGGTACGTCGTTGCCGTCGAAAGCAAAGGCGTTGAATAGCGTCGAGACTTCGGCGTCGGAGAAGTCGTCGATATCCTCCTCGGTCGCCTCGTTGGTGAAGTCATAGGTGCCGTAGAAAATCCGATTGACGCCGTCGGTGTAGTCATCGTAGTGCCGCACGATTCCGGCCATGTTGGTGGCGGCGTTGAGCATGAAGTCGGCGCCGAACGCGCTCGTACCTTCGGTGTAGATCCGCGTGCTGTTGAACGCGCCGAGGCTGAACTCCTGGTGGTACATAATGTTCCAGGCGAGCGCGAACTTGATGGCCGTGATGTGGGCCATATTCGAATCGTCGAATTGAATATGCGGATCGCCGCCGATTTCCAAGAGACCGCCATGGGCGCCGAGCGAGATGATCAACCAATCCCCGCCGGGATCTTTCCAAGCGTAACGAATTTCCTTGCTCCCGCTCGTGTAATAGGCAATGCCGATACGGCCGTTGGGGGCCACGGCAATGGACGGGTCGCGGCCGACGTCGCCTTCGGAGTCGAGGAATACGATCGTCCAGTCTTTGTCTTTGGCGGTTTTGGTGGCGTACTTCAGGTCGCCTTCGCCCGCTTCCCAGAAGGCGACGTGCGGGTTGCCGTCCGAATCGTAGGCGAGATCGTGGCAACGCACGTAGCTGGACATGAGCGTCGGGCAGAAAAAACCGTCTTCGACGATGGTTTCGATTTCGACTGCGAGGCAGCCATCATCGGCGACGTCGTCGCAATCCTGGTCGATGTTGTCGTCGCAGATTTCTTCGGCGCCCGGATAGATCGTGTCGTCGGCGTCGTTGCAGTCTTCGCCGCCGCAGGCCGCGTCGGTAAAGCCGTCACCATCGGCGTCGGGACAGGCCGTGTCATCGTCGCCGCCGGTGTCATCGTCGCCGCCGGTATCGTCGTCGCCGCCGGTATCGTCGTCGCCGGTGTCGTCGTCATCGCCGGCCGCGTCGTCGTCGTCATCGTCGTCGTCACAGGCGAGGGTCAGCCCAAAAGCAAATGAGAAAGCCATGAACAGCACAAGGAACGTGGAAAGAGAAAGCTTCATCGTATCCTCCCCAGAATAGACGCGTTATTTTTGCAATGACGGTAAACGCCAAAGGCTACCGCGTGCAACCCTGCGCGGCGGCCATGAAATCGGCGTCGTCTTGATCTGCGTAACCGCTCTGATCGAGGTCCGCTCCCTCGCACCACTCGTTGCCCGCGTCGCAGGGCACTCCGTCATAGGTGACCAGCAGGGCGTCGTGCGCGGTTTGATCGCCGGTGTCGACGCTCCCTGAGTCGTCCAGATCGGGGCGGGCGCAACCGAGAGCGGCCCATTCGCACGAAAACACCCAAGGCGCGTTCGTGCACAGGGGCATTTCGTAAAGCAGATGGTTGGCGCTCCAAGATTGGTGCCACGGCGTTTCGACGTCGCTCCATTCACCGGCCCAGTTTTCCGCCTCGTAACCGACGCCGCCTTCCTTGACGCGGATCGGCGGCCCGTCGCTGAAGCGGTCCCAGTAGCGTTCGACGATCCACGGCTCATTATCCGCTTTGCGGTCGAGTTCGTTCTGGATGCGCGCCATGATTTCCGTGTCGTCGATCTGCGCCCAAGGCGACGTGTCGCCGAAGGAAAGAACCGATTCGAGGTAGTTGGCGCGGCTATGGCCGATGGAGAAGCCGTCGAGGTCCTCCAAGTTGACCTCGATGCCGTACATGCTGCCCATGTACGCGGCGACGTAGAGATGCTCTTGGGTCGAGGCGATGACGTCGTCCCATTTGGCTTCGTATTCCGTGCCGGCCATGGCGGCTTTGCCCGCATAGGCCAACTCGGCCAGGATGTAGTGCATATCGATCAGATTGCTCAAGTGCTGCCGAGACTCGTTCAGCAAATCCGGTTTGCCGTGGGTGTCGGCGTAGTAGCACAAGGCCATCGCGCCCATTTCCATTTCCTTGAAATCGTCGCCGGTCGAGCCGACGAGCGTCGGGAACAGGTCCGGGAAGATCTCGGCGACGAAGAACGCAACGTCCCACAAGCCGACACCGAAGACTTCCGCATCGAGAAACTCGCGCCACGTCAGGCCGAAGAACGCATCGTCAATTGATTTGCAGCGCTTGGCCGGAATCGGGATGTCCTCGAAGCCCAGCAACCGCAGCAATTCCTGAATCGCCGAGTTTTCGACCGAACCGGACATGGGCAGCACCGGGACCGGTGTGTCGAGGCCTTCGGTGGTGATCGCCTTGGCCAGGTACGCCGTGGTGCAGGAGGCCAGCGAGCCCAAATCCTGCCATTCGGTGCGTCCGTCGGGCCGTACCTGCCCCCCGGGCACGAAGGTGAAATAGTCGTGATGCTCATCGACGGTCATCTGGATCGTGCGGTCGCCGATGATGCGGTCGCCCACGCGGTGCCCGGCCGCCGCGGCCAGTTGGGCCGACGTGCGTACGTCACTCGGGAGCGAGGTATCTTCGGCCGCTTCAAATGCCGCGAGGTAGCCCAGAGCCATATCGGGGAAGTTGTCGCGGCTGTTGTGGTTACCCCACCAGGCGTCTTCCCAGATGCCGGTTTTCGAGCGCATCCACGAGCCGCAGCAATTGGAGATGTGCAGCCAGTCGTCGAAATCCGAAAACACCCACGTGACGGCGTAGTTTTCCAGTTCGACGATCGGTTTGAGGTTCCAGTAGTACTCGCCGGGGTTCTCGCGGTATTTGACGATGATCCCATCGTAGAACGTATCGAGCATTTCCTGTTCGAGATCTCCGGCATAGGTCACCGGCGGCGTGAGGGGATTGCCGTACCGCGTCCGGGTGATCGTGTCGTCCACGCCGTTCATGATGCGCGTCCAGCCCGGGATCACTTCGCGGGAGGTGAGGCCGCTGTGGCCGGACACGGCTTCGTAGAAGGCCATGCCTTCGAACATGCGGATGAGGCTCAGTTCGATGTTGCGGCCGGCGAAATGCCTGGACGTATTCCAGGTCGTCCAAACGGTCAGGCCGATGTCGTTGTTATCGGTTTCACCGCCTTGGATTTCGTAATAGTTGTCGTCTTTGGCGATGAAGTGCTTGTGGATGTTCGTGCCGAAGCAGGCGTCGCCCACCAGCCCGAAGCGGTTCCACGCCAGTAGCAGGCGATCGACCCGTTCCTTGTAGAAAAGCTGGAAACCGGCGGCCCGAGCTTCGTTGGTGACCGGGGGCGGCGGGGTGACGTCGTCGTCATCGTCGTTGTTGTCATCGTCGTCGTCATCGTCGTCATCGTCGCCGCCAGTGTCGTCATCGGCCGTATCGTCGTCGACGGTGTCGTCGTTGTCGTCGTTATCGTCGTCGTTGTCGTCATTATCGTCGTCATTGTCATCGTCGTCGTCATCGTCTTCATCTTTGCAACCGACGAGCGTGATGGCGGACAACAGAACCAGCAGGGCGATAAGCAGAAGCAAGGCACGTTTCATGATTCGAGGTCTCCACATCGTTAACCGCCGCAGTGTATCACAGGCTATTTCTTTTGGGGATACTTCTCGCGGTGTTCGCGCAGCCAATCAAGGCGTTGGCTGATTCGCTCTTCCAAACCCTGGTCGCTCGGGTGATAGAACTGCTGGTTCTCGATTTCCGGCGGCAGGCACGGTTGGCCCGCGAAGTGATGGGGAAAATCGTGGTCGTATTTGTAGCCGTCCGCGTAGCCAAGCTCTTTCATCAACTTGGTCGGCGCGTTGCGCAAATGACGCGGCACTTCCAGCGGTCCCCGTTCCTTGACTTCCCGCGCCGCCGCCTC comes from Candidatus Lernaella stagnicola and encodes:
- a CDS encoding aldo/keto reductase encodes the protein MKKRRLGHSDLYVTEIGLGTNAVGGHNLYENLSEEVGMALVRRAVEVGISFIDTADIYGHGRSEELVGQALGAGINDVIIATKGGHEWDPADPSKVRINNHPEFLRAALEASLRRLGREYVDLYYIHKIDDDVPVCDSYGELMKLREEGKIRAAGLSNVLVPHIQAAMCAGPVDAVQNQYNLLMREPEDEVTPFCEDNDIAFIPYGPIAYGILGGTYGPDLQLAPGDWRNGVPLFSEKNYGSVLSIVEGLKKIAAELNVPLPHLAMRWVLRRSFVASTITGAKRPEQVEANARAVGWDLDRDTLDRINELTARVRFH
- a CDS encoding putative metal-binding motif-containing protein → MKLSLSTFLVLFMAFSFAFGLTLACDDDDDDDDAAGDDDDTGDDDTGGDDDTGGDDDTGGDDDTACPDADGDGFTDAACGGEDCNDADDTIYPGAEEICDDNIDQDCDDVADDGCLAVEIETIVEDGFFCPTLMSSYVRCHDLAYDSDGNPHVAFWEAGEGDLKYATKTAKDKDWTIVFLDSEGDVGRDPSIAVAPNGRIGIAYYTSGSKEIRYAWKDPGGDWLIISLGAHGGLLEIGGDPHIQFDDSNMAHITAIKFALAWNIMYHQEFSLGAFNSTRIYTEGTSAFGADFMLNAATNMAGIVRHYDDYTDGVNRIFYGTYDFTNEATEEDIDDFSDAEVSTLFNAFAFDGNDVPHVFFQRGMPMTIILAQKIEGTWQKSSLPDDDHAQLTGPLCADRSPDGTVWVSYGSDFPLTPIIGHLQGEDWTFYEMLDNGAGEYGKSASLAVAPNGLPGVTFTYEPDFVNGELRYARLTGTLPVD
- a CDS encoding isocitrate lyase/PEP mutase family protein; its protein translation is MSKEMKLVETPLLPKGLKIPASRLENSSTRLRRMLETEPYVFGPGVYDPMTAQLVMYYGFNAVYFSGYSFAIGHVGSTDMDLYTGTEIADVARRTISGLRKFQLAMAVGDPEKGIPPKHLHIPPMIIDMDGGYGNVFNVARTTENYVNAGVAAAHIEDQVLPKRCGHIGGKALIPEGEMVGKLKMMRAVADDLGNRDFVIIARTDGLSAVDAPESARGMELAIKRALAYLDTGVPDLVWCEFPTSDRGPLEEFTGRVHEVFPDAKFAFNYSSSFKWFNDENPMTFDALGELGVKFLFITLGAQHATAHGLSVLLQEMKEGKQQGYINLQKKEFVEGGDFPSKSHHFFSGVPMHHVVGDMFESARLGTQFVEELPDDKVV
- a CDS encoding HAD-IA family hydrolase produces the protein MNLAGEYQGVLFDMDGVLLDTMGAHVEAWVAAGVELGLEIDEHEVYLREGEKGEVSARDFIKAAGLMGTKARMRALLEAKERRFAELARAPKLFPGAIEALSVCRERGLKIGLVTGTSRAEWQDIFPIELREYLDASVTGDEVLRGKPNPEPFLTSAMQLGLPPRRCVAVENAPFGIRSANAAGCFVVAVRSYLADEDLGQAAVLVDDLAAFVTLL
- a CDS encoding MlaD family protein, which gives rise to MKKLNLETKVGVFFVACFVLIAFISLKLGNYKIGEAGGYTLSAVFDTAAGINDETAVSFAGLRIGMVTDLELEKGRVRIFFRVAPGTEIPIDSDISIQSRGFLGAKYLEIMPGKDTKFYEDAEEITNVSTTGELSALSGKASAVADDVQAITANLRKVFAGEEGEEGIRDIFMNLQEITHRIAGALEDNQQRMNQIAQNIETMTGQMAAMTVENRTAIREALGAFPAIAGNIEIISRNLAQVTDSNNEEINQAVRELAATSEQMRAAMEHIASITRKIDEGEGTVGQLINDTETIDELSDTLDTINEFVGRIRRIQTHVGYRGEYFPEDNDLKSYITVRLQPRPDKWYEIGLVDDPFGRTVETREVISTTYDAGGPAERKEKKIINKQITADNLKISAQIAKRWRDIVVRGGLIETEAGVGTELMLFDDHLILALEASDFADDRNPRLKANMDFLFLDHFFITAGADDLIHKDVLDGYADPRYFAGGGIHFTDEDISALITKVPMPDL